From Syngnathus typhle isolate RoL2023-S1 ecotype Sweden linkage group LG13, RoL_Styp_1.0, whole genome shotgun sequence, a single genomic window includes:
- the LOC133165664 gene encoding leucine-rich repeat-containing protein 30-like, which translates to MGGKQSHGFSNKELSEVSVSQGGRRSTSGDQTSLSSAAERIRRHATVHFGYSTLSLAMRGLDDAPAELWELRELQKLNLSMNCLCSLPPALSAMDNLVVLNLWGNNLSSLPPEIGLLKKLRVLFACRNRLSEVPEELGSCTCLEVLSLANNQISSLPGSLATMRNLTKLNLSHNRIAHIPTCVYSMKGLVFLHLACNRLETIADQIQDLVNLKILIVEGNSIHTLPKTLCFLESLELLNVDFNELQSVPVEMYLLIRLRRLACHPLDKGLHIIHNPLLKPIQEVLQGGLSSLYNYLKPT; encoded by the coding sequence ATGGGCGGGAAACAGTCTCACGGCTTCTCCAACAAGGAGCTAAGCGAGGTGAGTGTGAGCCAAGGAGGCCGGAGGAGCACGAGTGGCGACCAGACCAGCCTTTCCTCGGCAGCAGAGAGAATCCGCAGACACGCTACGGTGCATTTTGGCTACAGCACCCTGAGCCTGGCTATGCGCGGGCTCGATGATGCCCCGGCCGAGTTGTGGGAGCTGCGTGAGCTGCAGAAGCTCAACCTGTCCATGAACTGCCTGTGCTCGCTGCCACCAGCCTTGAGTGCGATGGACAACCTGGTGGTGCTCAACCTGTGGGGCAACAACCTGAGCAGCCTGCCACCCGAGATCGGCCTGCTGAAGAAGCTGCGTGTGCTCTTCGCTTGCCGCAACCGCCTCAGCGAGGTGCCCGAGGAGCTGGGCTCCTGCACCTGCCTGGAAGTGCTTAGCCTGGCCAACAATCAGATTAGCAGCCTGCCCGGCAGTTTGGCAACCATGCGCAACCTGACCAAGCTTAACCTGAGCCACAACCGCATCGCCCACATCCCTACCTGCGTCTACAGCATGAAGGGCCTGGTCTTCCTCCACCTGGCCTGCAACCGCCTGGAGACCATCGCCGACCAGATCCAGGACCTGGTAAACCTCAAGATCCTCATCGTGGAGGGGAACAGTATCCACACCCTGCCCAAGACACTCTGCTTCCTGGAGTCCTTAGAACTCCTCAATGTAGACTTCAACGAACTGCAGAGCGTGCCAGTGGAGATGTACCTGCTGATCCGGCTCAGGAGGCTGGCCTGCCATCCTCTGGACAAGGGGCTCCATATCATACATAACCCCCTGCTCAAGCCCATTCAGGAGGTTTTGCAAGGAGGACTCAGCTCCCTGTATAACTACCTCAAACCTACGTGA
- the rheb gene encoding GTP-binding protein Rheb codes for MPQPKSRKLAILGYRSVGKSSLTIQFVEGQFVDSYDPTIENTFTKMITINGQEYHLQLVDTAGQDEYSIFPQTYSIDINGYILVYSVTSNKSFEVVQVIHEKLLDMVGKVQVPIMLVGNKNDLHMERVISCEEGKALADSWNAAFMESSAKENQTAVEVFRRMILEAEKMDGGAQPGKTSCAIM; via the exons ATGCCGCAGCCTAAGTCACGAAAGCTCGCCATCCTCGGATACCGATCCGTAG GAAAATCCTCTTTGACCATTCAGTTTGTCGAGGGCCAGTTTGTCGACTCCTATGACCCCACAATAGAAAATA CGTTTACTAAGATGATCACGATAAATGGACAAGAATATCATCTCCAGCTGGTGGACACGGCAGGACAG GATGAATATTCCATCTTCCCTCAGACGTACTCCATAGATATAAATGGCTACATCCTAGTCTATTCCGTGACATCCAATAAAAG CTTTGAAGTGGTCCAAGTGATTCATGAAAAACTGCTGGACATGGTGGGGAAAGTTCA AGTTCCCATCATGCTCGTTGGAAACAAAAACGATCTGCACATGGAGAG AGTAATCAGCTGCGAAGAGGGGAAAGCATTAGCAGACTCTTGGAACGCTGCCTTCATGGAATCCTCGGCCAAAGAAAACCAG ACGGCCGTGGAGGTTTTTCGCCGGATGATCTTGGAGGCAGAGAAAATGGACGGCGGCGCACAGCCTGGCAAGACGTCCTGCGCCATCATGTAG